A section of the Chryseobacterium ginsenosidimutans genome encodes:
- a CDS encoding T9SS type A sorting domain-containing protein: protein MKSTTFFLICSLLISTFTFAQTSTEQFETESQNSTSFSDNGVIFNIITHVGGFDIQANYPNTGWNGTANDNRYIDNSGAGNVVTGASFSIKTTSNLFKANRFWIFLSNNSLNQTVAGTLTVTGKLSGITKFTQTKTTGFVTSLGSTNGYTLIDLANLNGQNYSNIIIDQLQITLGGLYTYGGLDAFTWVKDTGIVLAANDVKASKNKATNVYPNPTSGPLTIETAESAKFEVYSQSGQLVKTIETRKGLNETDISELPKGTYIVKSSSESYKIIKK, encoded by the coding sequence ATGAAAAGCACTACTTTTTTCTTAATCTGTAGTCTGCTCATTTCTACTTTCACCTTTGCGCAGACAAGTACAGAACAATTTGAAACCGAATCTCAAAACAGCACAAGTTTTAGTGATAACGGAGTTATTTTCAACATTATAACTCATGTAGGTGGGTTCGATATCCAAGCAAACTACCCAAATACGGGATGGAACGGAACAGCCAATGACAACAGATATATTGACAATTCCGGAGCCGGAAATGTTGTAACGGGAGCATCATTCAGTATCAAAACAACTTCAAATTTATTTAAAGCAAACAGATTCTGGATCTTCTTATCTAATAACAGCTTAAACCAAACTGTTGCGGGAACGCTTACCGTTACCGGTAAATTATCCGGAATAACGAAGTTTACACAAACCAAAACAACAGGTTTTGTAACTTCTTTAGGAAGCACAAACGGTTATACATTAATTGACTTAGCTAATCTTAACGGTCAAAACTATTCCAATATCATTATTGACCAACTTCAGATTACTCTTGGTGGTTTATATACTTATGGAGGTCTTGATGCTTTCACATGGGTAAAAGATACAGGTATTGTTTTGGCTGCAAACGACGTAAAAGCGTCTAAAAACAAAGCAACTAACGTGTATCCTAATCCTACGAGCGGTCCTCTTACCATTGAAACTGCTGAAAGTGCGAAGTTCGAAGTTTACAGCCAATCCGGGCAATTAGTAAAAACTATTGAAACCAGAAAAGGTCTAAATGAAACAGACATTTCAGAACTTCCGAAAGGAACTTATATTGTAAAATCTTCTTCGGAATCTTACAAGATCATTAAAAAATAA
- a CDS encoding DEAD/DEAH box helicase family protein, with product MNSFPLGIKFKYNWRKYQENFLNHVDDYLTDDHVHIVAPPGSGKTVLGLEVMLRLNKPTLIVTPTLAIRNQWVQRFCELFLDVESIPEWISTDIKNPNFVTVTTYQGIHAACNNVKESETDDENFEEECSSVSISEIVKKLKKQKIKTFILDEAHHLKNAWWKSLIDLKKEINPTIVALTATPPFDVSGAEWHKYIHLNSAVDVEISVPELMIEGDLCPHQDLVYFTLPTEKEQHTIEEYYNHANDFFEEIRNDKVLLYALENHPVYQNPEQNLDWIYENLSSYTSGLVYLNFTGKEIADIHFEIVGDQQKFVPYFDFFWLEELIDFYLFVDEINFKQFEEHRTNLENKLRRHGFLEKKMVSFLNNKNLTQIFNSSVGKLQGIKEIVDFEYSALNDDLKMVILTDFIKKEFLANTIQNNFELDKIGAIPIFEKLRRENPDKKKMGVLTGSIVIIPKSSKEVFDELCRKKGILNIAVSELSYDKDYFLVNITDQIRHNIVHIITEIFQYGEIQVLIGTKSLLGEGWDAPKMNSLILASFVSSFVLSNQMRGRVIRTDKDNPQKTGNIWHLVCFDEKSKNGGQDFDILKRRFKTFVGVSNDVNSSVENNFERLNIKIIEDKKEFSLINLQTFSFAKDRKNLSRRWNTALAKGNILVEEMKIPIESMRENEEMKMNYLRKMIGNFSGIMVSTVLTFLYEVVSEIVKSFDDIHSTESFFKVSIVAGLIGIIIYGGKFFRATKQYLKYKNIAKHLELIGNIVLKNLINENIIHTPVEKLTVVTSSDVFKNSICHLEGGSNYERSQFTQTLQELIVPVDNPRYLIEQNDRFFFMKKSLYFPIPEIFAKNKNSAEFFRKTWSETFDKSDLVFTRTIEGRKILLKLRFQSLMKRNVQIEHLHKWTR from the coding sequence GTATCAGGAAAATTTTCTGAATCATGTTGACGATTATCTTACAGACGATCATGTTCATATTGTAGCGCCTCCTGGTTCGGGAAAGACTGTTTTAGGATTGGAAGTAATGTTGAGATTAAACAAACCGACATTAATTGTTACTCCGACTTTGGCGATCAGAAATCAATGGGTTCAAAGATTTTGTGAATTGTTTCTTGATGTAGAAAGTATTCCGGAATGGATATCTACCGATATCAAAAATCCAAATTTTGTCACTGTTACAACCTATCAGGGAATTCATGCAGCTTGTAATAATGTAAAGGAAAGTGAAACAGATGATGAAAATTTTGAGGAAGAATGTTCCTCTGTTTCTATTTCTGAGATTGTAAAGAAATTAAAAAAGCAAAAAATAAAAACTTTCATTTTGGATGAAGCTCATCATCTTAAAAATGCATGGTGGAAAAGCTTGATCGATTTAAAAAAAGAAATCAATCCGACAATTGTAGCATTAACGGCGACTCCTCCTTTTGATGTTTCCGGTGCAGAATGGCATAAATATATTCATTTGAATAGCGCTGTAGACGTAGAAATATCGGTTCCTGAGCTGATGATCGAAGGAGATCTTTGCCCGCATCAGGATCTTGTGTATTTTACATTGCCAACCGAAAAAGAGCAACATACAATTGAAGAATATTACAACCATGCAAATGATTTTTTTGAAGAAATAAGAAATGATAAAGTTTTGCTTTATGCTTTAGAAAATCACCCTGTTTATCAGAATCCCGAACAAAATCTCGACTGGATCTATGAAAATCTTTCTTCCTACACATCGGGATTAGTTTATCTTAATTTTACGGGAAAAGAGATTGCTGATATTCATTTTGAAATTGTTGGAGATCAACAGAAATTTGTCCCTTATTTTGATTTTTTCTGGCTTGAAGAATTAATTGATTTTTATCTTTTTGTGGATGAAATTAATTTTAAGCAATTTGAAGAACACCGCACCAATCTTGAAAATAAATTAAGAAGACATGGCTTTCTGGAGAAAAAAATGGTTAGTTTTCTTAATAATAAAAACTTAACTCAAATCTTTAATTCAAGTGTAGGGAAGCTTCAGGGGATAAAAGAAATTGTAGATTTTGAATACTCTGCTCTTAATGATGATTTAAAAATGGTCATTCTTACAGACTTTATCAAAAAAGAATTTTTAGCGAATACTATTCAGAACAATTTCGAACTGGATAAGATCGGAGCGATTCCTATTTTTGAGAAATTAAGAAGAGAAAATCCTGATAAGAAAAAAATGGGTGTTCTTACAGGAAGTATTGTAATTATTCCTAAAAGTTCCAAAGAAGTTTTTGATGAACTTTGCCGTAAAAAAGGAATTTTAAATATTGCAGTTTCTGAACTTTCTTATGATAAAGATTATTTCTTGGTCAATATTACAGATCAGATAAGACATAATATTGTTCACATCATCACCGAGATTTTTCAGTATGGTGAAATTCAGGTTTTAATCGGGACAAAATCGCTATTGGGAGAAGGTTGGGATGCCCCGAAAATGAATTCCCTGATTCTTGCAAGTTTTGTAAGCTCATTTGTTCTTTCCAATCAAATGAGAGGAAGAGTAATCCGGACGGATAAAGATAATCCCCAGAAGACCGGGAATATTTGGCATCTTGTCTGTTTTGATGAAAAGAGCAAAAACGGAGGACAGGATTTTGATATTTTAAAAAGAAGATTTAAAACTTTTGTTGGTGTCTCAAATGATGTGAATTCTTCTGTTGAAAATAATTTTGAACGGTTGAATATCAAAATTATTGAAGATAAAAAAGAATTTTCTTTAATTAATCTCCAAACATTTTCTTTTGCCAAAGATCGCAAGAATCTTTCCAGACGTTGGAATACAGCTTTGGCTAAAGGAAATATTCTGGTTGAAGAAATGAAAATTCCTATTGAATCAATGCGGGAGAACGAAGAAATGAAAATGAATTATCTGAGAAAAATGATTGGAAATTTTTCGGGAATCATGGTTTCTACGGTGCTTACTTTTTTGTATGAAGTTGTTTCGGAGATTGTAAAATCATTTGATGATATACATTCTACGGAAAGTTTTTTCAAAGTTTCTATTGTTGCAGGTCTCATTGGAATTATTATCTATGGAGGAAAGTTTTTTAGAGCTACAAAGCAATATTTAAAATATAAAAATATCGCAAAACATCTGGAATTAATAGGGAATATTGTTTTGAAAAATCTTATTAATGAAAATATCATTCATACCCCTGTTGAAAAATTAACGGTAGTCACTTCAAGTGATGTTTTCAAAAATTCAATCTGTCATTTGGAGGGAGGAAGCAATTATGAAAGATCACAATTTACTCAGACTTTGCAGGAATTAATTGTTCCTGTTGATAATCCGAGATATCTAATAGAGCAGAATGATAGATTCTTTTTCATGAAGAAAAGTTTATATTTCCCAATTCCTGAAATTTTTGCAAAAAATAAAAATAGCGCTGAGTTTTTCAGAAAAACCTGGAGCGAAACTTTTGATAAATCTGATTTAGTTTTTACAAGAACAATCGAAGGAAGAAAAATTTTATTAAAGTTGAGATTTCAATCTTTAATGAAAAGGAATGTACAGATAGAGCATCTTCATAAATGGACGAGATAA